Genomic window (Amaranthus tricolor cultivar Red isolate AtriRed21 chromosome 7, ASM2621246v1, whole genome shotgun sequence):
CATTTACCTTGCTTTTCTTCTGATCAGTGAAATTAGTTAGTAGTTAATTGATCCTTACTTCCTTGCTAGAATTGCTCCTCCGAAATTCTACACTGCCTTTCCAATTCTCTTAGCTTTTCTTCTTAAACCAAATAACTTGAACCATCTTCTGTGTCCAGAAAAGGGAAATGTGACCAACAATCTGATTTGGGTTGTCAGATTTCTGATATATTTTCCTTTAATTAAAAGTTCTAGTTACTCATGGTGTTATATATTTCTGATATATTCTATTCTTTATTATCTTATTAACTTatttgttattagtttgttactttattagtttatttgttCCATTTATTATTCTGAGTTGTATTTCTTGATTAGTTGATTGTAGTACTTGATCTGAAAATAATGGAAAAATCTGCAAATAGCAAAAAGCGTCTAGTGGAAGATCTTGAAATTCTTGATGATGTACATGATGACGAAGAAGAAGATAAAGGGGACATACGGAATCGTCGATCAATTGTTTGGAATGAGATGAAGAGGATTAAATTAGATGATAAAAGcaaaacaaaagcaaaatgCAATCACTATAAGCAAGTTATTACAGCAAAATCTCGAAATGGAACCTCTCATTTAAAAAGACATCTTGAAAAGTGTGTTGCTAAAAATCATAGGTCGATAAAAAACTTCATGATAAGGACTGAAACCACTTCTCAAGGACAATCCATGTCCTTAAAAAAATCCTAAAATAGATCCTGAAGAACTTAGGAAAGCTATTtgtatgtatgtagttgttGGTGCTCATTCATTTTCAACTGTGGAAGAGCCCGGCTTTAAAAACATGCTTGCTGTTGCTTGTCCTAGTTATAAAGTTTTGAGTTGACACACACTTAGAAGGGATGCATTGAAGCACTATgatgaggaaagaaaaattgtgGAGTTAGACATGCAAAATGCATTAGGAAGGATTTTTTTTACTTCTGATAATTGGAGAAATGATCATACACAAGATGAATACATTTGTATAACTGCTCATTGGATTGATAGGAATTGGAAGTCgcaaaaaagaatcattagatttgGAGTTTTAACACCTCCATTTGATGGTATTACTATAGCGGAGGATGTTTGTCTTTGTTTGTCCAAATGGAAAATAGATGGTAAAATAGGTTCTTTTACATTAGATAATGCGACCTACAATAATACAATGGTGAGTCAAATAAAAGAGACAACTTGTGAGGAATGGTAAAGGACTTTTGTTCTCTGGTGACTTTTTCCAAATTCATTGTTGTTGTCACATCATAAATTTGATTGTACAAGCCGGTCTTAGACTTATTGATGATGTTGTGGAAAAGATTAGATCAATTGGCAAACATTTTAGGCATTCAGTACCTAAGAGAAAGAAGTTCTACCAGATTACTCAACAAACTTATCATTTAGATGGTAAGAAAAGAATCTGTCGTGATTGTTGTGTTAGGTGGAACTCAACTTATTTGATGCTTGATCGTGCTCTTTATTTTAGGGCGGTCGTTGATCATGTGGTGGAAAAGGATATTgaaataaaaatgtatttacttgatgatgatgagtgGCACAAAGTGTTGGTGATTCGTgactttttaaaggttttttacaATATCACTAATGAATTCTCTGCCTCTACAACACCAACTTCAAATGTTTATTTCAAGGGGGTTTGGGATATTCAATGCATGCTACTTGAAACTGCAAATGgtcctcattcattcttgtttAATATGGTAAAAGATATGCAAAAGAAATTTGACAAGTGTTGGTTGGATTATAATATGTTATTGTCTTGTGCTTGTGTTTTGGACCCTCGTTATAAGCTTAAATTTGTTGAGTATTGTTACACCGTTCTTTATGGAGAAATGATAGCT
Coding sequences:
- the LOC130818499 gene encoding zinc finger BED domain-containing protein RICESLEEPER 2-like, translating into MAEVEEIQDYGPRSNITKSLKPYSHSQTHSHLSLLSNSRLSLSNSQSEILIKLIVVLDLKIMEKSANSKKRLVEDLEILDDVHDDEEEDKGDIRNRRSIVWNEMKRIKLDDKSKTKAKCNHYKQVITAKSRNGTSHLKRHLEKRDALKHYDEERKIVELDMQNALGRIFFTSDNWRNDHTQDEYICITAHWIDRNWKSQKRIIRFGVLTPPFDGITIAEDRQLVRNGKGLLFSGDFFQIHCCCHIINLIVQAGLRLIDDVVEKIRSIGKHFRHSVPKRKKFYQITQQTYHLDGKKRICRDCCVRWNSTYLMLDRALYFRAVVDHVVEKDIEIKMYLLDDDEWHKVLVIRDFLKVFYNITNEFSASTTPTSNVYFKGVWDIQCMLLETANGPHSFLFNMVKDMQKKFDKCWLDYNMLLSCACVLDPRYKLKFVEYCYTVLYGEMIAKEKVAEVRAILCDLLKEYRDVDGEEKVARLVGRQICMFLLVVIGWLIIAVG